One segment of Carya illinoinensis cultivar Pawnee chromosome 13, C.illinoinensisPawnee_v1, whole genome shotgun sequence DNA contains the following:
- the LOC122291670 gene encoding ABSCISIC ACID-INSENSITIVE 5-like protein 2 isoform X2, whose product MGKETMGSQGVGDSNGKQSEFQPLVRQNSMYSLTLDEVQNQLGDLGKPLSSMNLDELLKNVWTAEANQSTVMDIEGTAQANQTVLQHQASLSLTSALSKKTVDEVWRDIQQSKNNEEKKSRERQPTLGEMTLEDFLVKAGVVAETSSEKKGAGPVVVDQNVAPQFPQQGQWMQYPPQQYQHPQQGMMGVYMPSQPIPQPLLIGAGAVMDAAYPENQVALSSPLMGTMSDPQMPGRKRGIPEDMIERTVERRQKRMIKNRESAARSRARKQAYTNELEHKVSRLEEENELLRKRKGHRGALAPLSLQNFEEKVYRRF is encoded by the exons ATGGGGAAAGAGACAATGGGGTCTCAAGGTGTTGGAGATAGTAATGGAAAACAGTCGGAATTCCAGCCATTGGTGCGGCAAAACTCAATGTACAGTCTTACACTCGATGAGGTTCAAAATCAGTTAGGTGACTTGGGGAAGCCCCTTAGCAGCATGAACCTTGACGAGCTTCTAAAAAATGTTTGGACTGCTGAGGCCAACCAGTCCACAGTTATGGACATTGAGGGCACAGCACAGGCCAATCAAACTGTGCTGCAGCATCAGGCTAGCCTGTCATTAACTAGTGCTCTGAGCAAGAAGACAGTGGATGAGGTTTGGAGAGATATTCAGCAAAGTAAAAATAACGAGGAAAAGAAGTCTCGGGAGCGGCAGCCTACTTTGGGAGAGATGACATTGGAGGATTTCTTGGTGAAAGCAGGAGTTGTGGCTGAAACATCTTCAGAGAAAAAAGGTGCTGGTCCTGTTGTGGTTGATCAGAATGTAGCCCCACAGTTTCCACAGCAAGGTCAGTGGATGCAGTATCCACCACAACAATATCAGCATCCACAACAAGGTATGATGGGGGTTTACATGCCCAGCCAGCCTATACCACAGCCACTGCTCATTGGGGCTGGTGCTGTGATGGATGCTGCATATCCGGAGAATCAGGTAGCATTATCTTCACCTTTGATGGGAACCATGTCGGACCCACAGATGCCTGGTAGGAAAAGAGGCATCCCAGAGGACATGATTGAGAGGACTGTTGAGAGAAGGCAGAAGAGGATGATCAAGAACCGAGAATCTGCTGCCCGTTCACGAGCAAGGAAGCAG GCTTACACTAATGAACTGGAGCACAAAGTTTCACGTCTGGAAGAGGAAAATGAACTGCTCCGGAAACGGAAG GGGCACAGAGGGGCCTTGGCACCCCTATCTCtccaaaattttgaagaaaaagtttaTAGGAggttttaa
- the LOC122291670 gene encoding ABSCISIC ACID-INSENSITIVE 5-like protein 2 isoform X1 produces MGKETMGSQGVGDSNGKQSEFQPLVRQNSMYSLTLDEVQNQLGDLGKPLSSMNLDELLKNVWTAEANQSTVMDIEGTAQANQTVLQHQASLSLTSALSKKTVDEVWRDIQQSKNNEEKKSRERQPTLGEMTLEDFLVKAGVVAETSSEKKGAGPVVVDQNVAPQFPQQGQWMQYPPQQYQHPQQGMMGVYMPSQPIPQPLLIGAGAVMDAAYPENQVALSSPLMGTMSDPQMPGRKRGIPEDMIERTVERRQKRMIKNRESAARSRARKQAYTNELEHKVSRLEEENELLRKRKELEKMLPSVPPPEPKYQLRRTSSAPI; encoded by the exons ATGGGGAAAGAGACAATGGGGTCTCAAGGTGTTGGAGATAGTAATGGAAAACAGTCGGAATTCCAGCCATTGGTGCGGCAAAACTCAATGTACAGTCTTACACTCGATGAGGTTCAAAATCAGTTAGGTGACTTGGGGAAGCCCCTTAGCAGCATGAACCTTGACGAGCTTCTAAAAAATGTTTGGACTGCTGAGGCCAACCAGTCCACAGTTATGGACATTGAGGGCACAGCACAGGCCAATCAAACTGTGCTGCAGCATCAGGCTAGCCTGTCATTAACTAGTGCTCTGAGCAAGAAGACAGTGGATGAGGTTTGGAGAGATATTCAGCAAAGTAAAAATAACGAGGAAAAGAAGTCTCGGGAGCGGCAGCCTACTTTGGGAGAGATGACATTGGAGGATTTCTTGGTGAAAGCAGGAGTTGTGGCTGAAACATCTTCAGAGAAAAAAGGTGCTGGTCCTGTTGTGGTTGATCAGAATGTAGCCCCACAGTTTCCACAGCAAGGTCAGTGGATGCAGTATCCACCACAACAATATCAGCATCCACAACAAGGTATGATGGGGGTTTACATGCCCAGCCAGCCTATACCACAGCCACTGCTCATTGGGGCTGGTGCTGTGATGGATGCTGCATATCCGGAGAATCAGGTAGCATTATCTTCACCTTTGATGGGAACCATGTCGGACCCACAGATGCCTGGTAGGAAAAGAGGCATCCCAGAGGACATGATTGAGAGGACTGTTGAGAGAAGGCAGAAGAGGATGATCAAGAACCGAGAATCTGCTGCCCGTTCACGAGCAAGGAAGCAG GCTTACACTAATGAACTGGAGCACAAAGTTTCACGTCTGGAAGAGGAAAATGAACTGCTCCGGAAACGGAAG GAGCTAGAGAAAATGTTGCCATCTGTACCTCCTCCCGAGCCAAAGTATCAGCTTCGCAGAACATCCTCAGCCCCAATCTGA